In Diabrotica undecimpunctata isolate CICGRU chromosome 4, icDiaUnde3, whole genome shotgun sequence, a single genomic region encodes these proteins:
- the LOC140438156 gene encoding uncharacterized protein, whose product MNPKNAIRITVVGDGDTGKTCMLIVYKDKKFDDRYVPTVFDVYSMLIPINGVEYKVILSDTAGQEEFDKLRRLAYKDVDCFIVTYAVNEKTSYENVFLKWAPELKRFSPKAKIILAGTKMDLRRNKPSHITTEQGEELARDINAHGFIENSSKTMSFIDATFQMAISAVMYNRNYLKVKRESSCICL is encoded by the exons ATGAATCCTAAAAATGCAATAAGGATCACAGTGGTGGGTGATGGTGATACGGGAAAGACATGTATGTTGATAGTGTATAAAGATAAGAAATTTGATGACAGATATGTACCAACTGT atTTGATGTATACTCAATGCTCATTCCGATAAATGGAGTCGAATATAAAGTGATACTATCTGATACTGCAGGTCAAGAAGAGTTTGATAAACTGAGACGATTAGCTTATAAAGAT GTGGACTGCTTTATCGTGACATACGCTGTGAATGAAAAGACTTCCTACGAAAACGTTTTCTTAAAATGGGCTCCAGAACTCAAGAGGTTCTCGCCAAAAGCCAAAATAATTCTTGCGG gaACCAAAATGGATCTTAGAAGGAATAAGCCCTCACATATCACAACTGAGCAGGGGGAGGAGTTAGCTAGAGACATTAACGCTCACGGTTTTATTGAAAATTCATCCAAGACTATGAGCTTTATAGATGCCACATTCCAAATGGCCATTTCGGCAGTTATGTATAATAGAAATTACCTTAAAGTAAAACGGGAATCATCGTGCATatgtttataa